The genomic region ATTGCTAATATCGCATTGGGCTTTACTGCGTGCTGTTCCTTCGTATGTATCAAAGTGCAAATATTTAGCAACTATATCTGCTATCACTTCTTGTTTCCGATCTTGGATATGTCGTTTAAATAAGGAATGAGAGTCACGAGACATCCGTATCACGAATTTGTCTAATTCCATAGCAGACACGAAATCATTATTTTCTAAATCAGACCTTTTTGTTATCataagtaaattttgtaaatccTCGCGATAATAGTGATCTAAATCTGGTCCATacttttccacaaattttcgtGCTTGTTCTACAAAACCACCTTGGATGAGTTTTAAGTAGATTTGCACTACTATAGGATACAGAACCATGGATAGTTCATGTTTGTAAATGTCTAAAGATTCTTCGACGAAATTGCGTAAATCCGCATAAGCCGTTTCATATATTTCTGGATCATTGCCGGAACCACCAATGCCACTAGCAGCCAATCCATTTTGATGATCGTGCCCATCACCGAGAGCTGAGGTCAGAAGAGTATTTATTTCAATACCATTTACCTCTTCTAGTTCTTGATTAGTGATATTAGCTTCGCGACAAAGTAGCTCCTCTGTTTGCTTGAGGTTGTACTTCTTTATTAACTTCAGAAGAGCCAACAGGTCACGCTTCTCTTGAGGTGGGGCAACACCACCATTCGTAATGGTGCCGCTACTATTACTCATTTCGTTTTTAATCTGGAATAAACTTGATTTGAGTAATGAAACTTAGTTGTTTTTATGCTACTTAAACTTATTTTTGGcggaattatatttatttcctcCCAAAAAACACAGAATAAAGTCAACAACTCACTTAGACAGATTACCTATCACTGGTTAAACAAGCAGATGCATGTTGCAAACGAACTAACTTGCCGACACTATATAATTCTCGTGGTTACCATGTTTAAACAATATGTACGAAAGAAAATGTGTATGGTTTAATAcgtttatgaataaaatttattaaataaatgttatattataaatatttttactaattataaatgtttttaagtATATTCTTCAATAGTATATTCAATttgattatatatatttttgaatattacaaCCCTCTTCTTTCCAAACGTGTCACATGTTTTATTGGAATTAGCAAGCAACCCTGTTTATTATCCAGTCGATTTTGTTCGTTTTGGGTGGATTTTGTAGATGTCGAATTTGTCTCACGCGTAATTAAAGAAAATCTCCGTTCCTTGGGCATATCCTTGGAAATTGAGACAGCTTGAAGTGAGAAGTAACTATTAAGTACTAATGTGTAAGAACTAGCTGATTGTAATGACCAAGTGTATTCTGATAGTTTATGGCACTACAACGAAGACGTTACATAAATGTTAATGTGAACTCGACCAAAAGCTGAACGGAGTTTTTCCATCCTAATGATTGCTATATTGCGCCCGACCAATAATTCACACTATCATCTAGTATATTGTTTAAAACGAAATGATTTTGTCGACCTACACTGTGTGTTCTGTTTTAGATATTTGCGATTTTGATCTatcaaatttttgtgaaaagtgCTAAGTCGACGAAAAGTGGAATCACCtgcacaaaaaaataccaaagcagaagacacatagaattaagaaaagaaaacggTCTAATATCTTCGTATTTAGTATACAATCAAAGCATTTCCTTAGCAAAGATTACAAGAATTTTCGGATGCATTCATTGAGCTGGACGACGCGAGTGATCTCGCGAGCGTTGCGTAGTGGATTCTCTACGCTATTAGAGACAGCTAGTAACGCGACCGCGAATGTAAATAGTGCCTCGAAACAACGCCCGCACTTTGTATCTGTAGTGTGTGGTTTTCCCAAAGACTTCCTCACCTCTAAATACAAGCCTGGCAAGTACGGCGAAGATTCGTGGTTTAAGGCGTCAACCATTAATGCAGATGTCTTGGGTAAGGAATAAttatgaataatattttataatatatattgtaaacaagtgtaaataattatttattttagatagTTTGCCAAAACGTTTGTGTcggatatttcaaattttttacattatcGATTTCCAATAAGCGAGTGCAGCTTCTTAAGTTATATAAATTCCTTGATACCATAAAAGAAAACACGTCAATGTTTATggtttataattattaagaaCGTTTTATTAGTTTGGTTATACTTATTTCTGTTTACCATTCAGCTTTTATGTCTACTGTTCTTGAATTTTGGCTCCTatatactacatatgtatgattCCTTGCCTCGTAAGAAGAAACTGAAATTCGTTCAGTTGTACTTTGTACCTCATATGTAAGTGTAAATAAAATACCGACGGTCATATGAATGTTCGCTTGTCTGTTATCTATCTAGCTCCAATTAAACCAAGCCAGTGCTTAATGTGTTGTAGACTCCATATACGTCACTACGCAGCATTCTAACAAAGTGAGTGTGCGTATGCTATTGAAATTTCGAGCGTGCTTATATATACTAAGCACATAcagttttatgtatgtatgtaggtagacATAATGTTTAAACTAACTCTTTAATACTCAAGTGTTTCAAGGAAATTCCCATATGATGATTTGATTGCCACCAATATTCGCATGTTCATATCCAGGAAAAGTGTCTTCAAAATGAACGTTCTGTGCttcataattttgattttatttttttgtatttttatttgatttatctgTGAACGTTTTAATTCAGAAAAGCTAAGGGGTAGTTTATGCGAAACTAGTGCGACACTTGGAGTAAAAACTTGAAAGCATAAATGGCTTTAGAGGTAATACATGTCAGAGACAAAACCCTTTGGTGTACTATTTTTTGAGCCTAGTCTCACAAGAGCTGTAGCTCCAAATGATGATAATGATGTTTATGacattgtatttgtatttcttATATGATACTTTTCTGAATTACAGGTGTAGCTGACGGCGTCGGTGGTTGGCGTAATTATGGAATCGATCCCGGTGAATTTAGTTCGTTCCTAATGAAAACTTGCGAGCGTCTAGTCCATTGTGTTAATTTTAATCCCCAGCGTCCTGTTAATCTCTTAGCATATAGTTATTGCGAATTGCTAGAACAAAAAAAGCCTATTTTAGGTGAGTGGAAATacaaatgtttatatatataaaataatatatatatatgtaagtacatatacgcatacaaaaatttaatgtttgtgcTATCCCATTTACTTGAAGCTTGTAAATTTTAGAGTTGTCAATACATACAAGTACTTACATGTATCGCATAACTCGTGCCTAATATAACATTGAACAAAAATCTAGAACCGGTACATTCTTTAATCGCTATATAccgataaaaaatattatataaatataaaaattcccgTATAAAAATTACCTTTTAAAATAATGGAATGTTCtattataaaatagaaaatttattttaaagtgaaaCTAATAGAATGAAAGGATAATGAtgaatcaaatattttattaatcacACCACTTTAGCCATAAAATGTAACATTTTTAGACAAGAAATCTTAAATGTTTTAGGATGCGTATACTTTCATACACATATACTCAATTAATACATAAAATGCAATACTAATTTAGTTAAGTGTACACACTTATTTGTTCTTTAAACAGGGAATTCAATTACAATACcacccaatatatatataattggcgcttactccctatttgggtgtttgaccgagcttctcctcctcatatttgtgtcgtgcgtcttgatgttgttctacaacaaacaacaactacTATTATACAACAACCAAAAACCTTCCTTACACTGAAGCGCTTAAAAACTCGGAAAAATTGCAAAACGTTGTTGATGAAAAGCAAAAGGGAGTAGTTCAAGCTGTTCATCTGCAATAAGTGATATCTGATAAAACATTCCTTTAAACACAGTTAATGTTGACCTAAGATATGGTCAAAATTCTTAACGCAAATTTTAAACATATACAGTGAATATTTGCACTGCTGCGTTGCATTGTTGTTATAACATCAAATTTCAAAGAATACTGTTGGAGTGGTAGTCCTTCGCCGGATAAAAATTCATACccttccggtaacgtagaacctaTTGTCGGAGAACGCCAGGACGACGTTCGTTGTTTTCCTTTATATTAAATGCCTTCTCAGGGCTTTGTTcgaactcttcttcttcttgattggcgtgataaccgcttacgccattttagccgagtttaacaaggcgcgccagttgtttctttctcgtgctaaccggcgccaccTTCCAAACAAGCACCATATCATATAAAAGTTAAAAGTTGTTtcgtttttattgaatttgattacaattttccaggcatgtacatacatacttacttaaGTGGCTTTGTgaatcaaatttttgtttttattaagattaatttttttacatactatGGGGATTGATCGAAAATACTGTATACTTTTTACGTTGCAAGTTTTGCACTTTTAAAGTGTTGATAAGATTTAGCCAAAGGCatttttgtgtatatgtatgtatgagtaggtACATGCACAATTCATAAGATTGCAAATTAATctaatacatattttgtttgcCAATTTTCGACCGTTGTTGGTGCAATTTTCATTGTCGATTTCAACGTCAGAATCACATGCAATTTGATTTTAGCACATGTATTTGCGAActcaaatcaaaacaaaacacaaaatttatcaaatttaaaataatttactagacatacatatatatgtatgcatgactGCTGTTTGTACATATTcccatttatttacaattttggtAAATTCATTTACGCATagtttgcataacttttgatgagttatttatttttgattttccaaCACAAATTTGGCTCTGAGCCAGATgataatacatattttcatatgtacatatacgtacataccaccttgatcaaaaagttcccggattATATTCaggaaattcaaaatacaagtttattcttcTAAAGTGaaattatcgccttcaaagtactcctcaTCAACAGCAACGCACTTACGAGTAtaccagcgtttgatccagctatagaaacatttctggaactcgaTTTTCGGTACAACCATCGGAGCCATCTTCGATTTCTCCATTACTTCCGttcggctgttaaaacacgTTCCCTGTAGggattttttgactcgatcaaacaaaacaaaaaacagcgagtcagatcaggtgaattcgatggatGTTGGATGTTATtcatttcgttcttggtcaaaaattcgcGGATAACGATAATGACACTGTGCGACGAGTGCCCCGAGTTGTTTTCTCacaaaaactttcttttttggcgaattactTCACATAAACATTTCATAACACCCAAATAATTAACATCTGTCCTTGTGgtaaaaattcgtggtgtacaataccgttgtaaaCCATAAAAACCGTGACTGAAAACAATGTGGATTTTTTGGCATTGGTTCATCCGAGTTCTCCTACTCACTTGCCTGCTGTCTGCATTGCatcgtactcataaacctacGTCTCTTGTCCCGTCTCCAGTAATGACGCGTCTGAGGAATGTTGCGTCGTATTTAGCTttagaaatcatgtctttgcagcaacacggtgCAACACCAGATCATTAAGTAGTATACAATGTCTTAAACGAATCCATAAGAAATATTCAAGTCCTTTGTCAACTCTCTGATGATTAATTTACGGTTATTGATTAacatttctttcactttattgatattttcatcagttttcgatgttgaCGTCCTGCCTGCCACTACgctcgtcatcctcgatggactcacgatctcttctgaagcgtttatatcactcgtaaacaGCTGTTTTCTTAAGAGTATCATTGCCAAAATagcaccattgaatccatttctaacgcaaaattgtaaaaaatcgaaaacaagtTTAGAGGTAGATTTTCACAAggcggcgtaacttttacaaatgtcatgCACTGGCGATAAAATTTTAGTAGGAATATTAACCACAGATGTAAGAACATAACAAAAAgtacagaactcaaatcagttgacttagagcgtcacctgacggttgttccgggaacttttttatcaaggtggtatgtactcgtacatagcggtaaaaattaaaaaaaaaatgtatttgtttaaaCAGAAATAGCAAAATAAGTATCAAAAAGTATAggtgtatttatacatataaatcaTCCCAGTGGAACTAGGGATCATCGCTTGAGTGATCCGGGAGTACTTCCCTGCCAGTACGGCAGTACTCCCCTTTACTCCGTATACTTCTATGAATAGCCATGCTATTTCGTAAATATTTCTTGCCCTATGAAAGCTCATAAACGAGCAAGGAGAGTTTTTGATTAATAAATTCACATTTCTCCCAATCAAGTAATGGGGAGCTTTAGAAGATCTGCTCGCAAACCTCTCAAATGAGTAATGAGAGAGTTTTAATTATAATCTCACTTTCCTCCTAAGCGAGTAATGAGCCAGTTTTGGTGAAGCGTTCCTTAAGCCTTCTAAATAAGCAATTGGAGAGCAAAAAGTTAATAATGACGAGATTCCTTCTATTGGTCCAAAATCATGCAACACGGAGTACTCTACTAGCCATCGCGTGGGAAGATCTCGCTTTAAGTTTCACTGGGATGTATGTAGTATTAATTAATAAGGCATTTTTGTTTTCGGCTATTGCATTGTCAACATCTGGACGTAGACGTTGATTTTGCCATCGTACAAGCGTGACACCTCGTGATTCTTTGCTCatgagtatatgtatatgttcttattaatatgtatgtgtacatgtgtatgtatatatatattaagtactgaatttttaattttttgggctcAATacgtatttttgtttgttgctgAACACCTTGTTGACTTTGAATTGtattatgtataatatattatacatatattgtttttaacAGGCAGTAGCACCGCTTGTGTGCTCGTGCTGAATCGTGAGAACAGCACTGTTTACACCGCCAATATCGGCGACAGCGGTTTTATGGTGGTACGTAAGGGCGAAATCATCCATAAGTCCGAAGAGCAGCAGCACTATTTCAATACACCCTTTCAATTATCGCTACCACCACCAGGACACGGTCACAATGTGCTGAGCGATAGTCCCGATTCGGCAGATACGATTAGCTTTTCAGTGAAGGAAGGCGATGTCATATTAGTGGCGACCGATGGCGTCTTTGACAATGTCCCCGAGCGTTTGTTGCTCGATGTACTCAAAGAGGTAAGTAATATTCCCGGCTGAGTTACATACGTATAAACTCGAAATACCACATTCCATTCCGCATTATCACAGCACATGTCACTATAGAACCATTCACGTTCCCCCAATACTGGAATATATAGAACGTTGCCGGAACGAtccgttgctgttgttgtaacagcattaATAGgagaatatttatatataaatgtttaggaaatgttgctggagtgatagtccttggccgTATAAAATACGGATCGTTTCGGTCGTTTACACGCCAGTCAGTTCTGCATTACCATCtagaatatgcatacatattcgCTTATGAAGCTTCATTGCTTATACCCATCCTCTCAAATACTCGTTTAATTGTGTAGGAGATAAGATTGGAAAACGAGAGCCATATTCGTGACATGCCATTTTACaatcgacactcccgccagggctgaagacaTGGCCCGCGAACTATCTGAGTGTCGACACTCGCCAGTAATCTTTCGAGACCAAGCCAGGTGTTCCGCAGGGTGGTATCTTTTAACCCTTGATTTTCAACTTCTACATACATATCGAAGCTCCACCAggcaccagagggagtctccctggtctcctacTCTGACGATTATACGATAATGGcctcgggcaatgacattgatggtcAGTGcgccaaagtaaacgactacctcacccgcctttctcgctttttcactgcgaggaatgtacaactttcccccaccaagtccacggcgactctctttaccacctggacaaaggaaaTGAAACTACAGCTCAAGGTCAAAGCCGACTATACACCAATACCGActgttaacaaccccaaaattttggcagtttgctctccttcccTGTGCACAAAACCGCAATTTCTGCTAAAGTCCAAAACcacaacaaggtcctcaaatcgctaacCCCGGCATTACAGATGCTCCCTgtgaaggagcacaacaaactgcacAGCAAATAGTTCTACTAGACACCTGCTTGAACCAAATCCatctcccaggcacgtcaggagtcAGCTCTTCAATTACTCCAACGAGATCCAGGGCAAAACAAAtcgacaactactggaccggacagtgtttagacagacaattaacgacattcatcgtgAGGTatttaccaccttcttaagctcccgaccccggaatgccgtaatcggagtccaaccaccacccttAGCAGATGAAGAACTCCAGCTAGCCCGAGAGATCCGCGCaactttggcacaattacgttctggatactgtggcagattaaactcctacctattcagaattgaccccgacatattaaacatatgtccagcatgtgaagacaCCCCGTaggacactaaccaccttttcacatgctccATCAAACCCACACATCCAACACCCCTTTCCCTCTGAACCCAACCtctcgaaacagcaagtttccttgGCCTACCGTTAGATTAGCTAGACGAAGACAACCGGTAATCGACACTGCGCAGACAGGGTTAAGTACTACACTACACGGTtaagtatactgctacaacaacaatagagCCATATCCGAGTTATATCCATgaatttatagaaattttgGGGGGTTCCAACGCTGGGACCTGCCTGtcttaaatatttctataagtTTCTATAAGTTTCTCGTATAACCAGTTTCCGCTGTTGAGTTGTTCCAGTAGCATAGAATAAACTGTGTTGAGAACGGTTTGAATGTTTTCTTGTCCTCAGccaactttttcattttgtaatCGCAAAGTTTCATATcttgaaatttcttaaaaacatatgttttcattatatttattatttaatataatattaattaccAATTTTCCAGTGTGAGGGAGTTACCGATCCCGTGAAACTGCAAATGACTGCTAACTCATTGGCGTTGATGGCGCGCTCATTATCTTTCGACAGCGAATTCATGTCCCCATTTGCAATCAATGCCAGACGCAATAATATTAATGCAACAGGTACGCATATATATAAATTGCATGCTTAAACGTctgtatatatattcatatacgagtacatgtaATATACAATGTAATGTCTTGCATTTGtcacattttcattttcgttgGTATTCTCTTTACAGGTGGTAAACCTGACGATATAACTGTGGTACTCGCTACTGTAGCAATGtgaaattaagttaattttaggTTTAATTTATAAAACGTGCAAACCGTTTAGTTTTTTTCGCGCCCATTAAACAATGGCGTTGTGCAGCGGTGCTGCTTTCGTGCTGTGGTATTATTGCTGACAGATCTTGAGATCACAGACAAGTAATACAGTTGATCCCGTCAGTCAGTCGCATGTTTGGTCAGTCTTAAGGTCAGGAAGTAAATTGTGACACACTCGCAGGTGTGTGCTCCACAtcctattacaacaacaaaaaatgaacatttgcgatgctaaataattattattattaattgtacGTTCTGCTTTGTCAAATAATTATTAGTTAGTTATTTTTAGTTTAGATTATTTGTGAATATTCGTGTGTGatcttctctttttttttaatttatttttttttgatttagtgGCTCTTTTTTAGTATTTCGTTAGGATTTTCGCTTTTAAGTGCAAACAGTTTTTATAACTACGTTACTATCTTATTGTGTACGCTTTAGTTATGTAAATCGTGAACGCGCTACTCTATTCTTTTATATCTCCTCCCACCCTTTGTTCaatccttttgtttttttttagaaaaaaaaagaaaagtatcaAAATGTTCgtgttatatttcatgtaaagtCTACCGTATTTTACTTGTGTGCATTGCAATATCATTATGGCTAGAGTTTatatgcaataataataaatagtccGAGTACGTATTTATTGCCTGTCCACGattaacatacacacaacaaataaattatataaacataATCAAACCAAGATTTTTGAaacgagaaaaaataaaattatacatttttaaatgttgCAATCGAATGATATGGAATATAGCGAAAAAATAGAAATGGCgaagataaaaaaatcaatgtttcCGTTCTTTGTATTGCAATTcgaaaaatacttcatattaCAGCGAATTCGTCACTTTtccaaaatataaatatcattATCTGCCATCTATACTATGAAGCTTCATACGATAATAAACATTAAACGAAGTAACCGAAATATGTAAGAGCTAATGCTAATATAATAGTAGGAGTAGTTATAGGATGTTAATCAAGTAAATTCGGAATTAACTCATAAAATATGCGAAAATTATAGATAATACTAAATTCAAAATTGttattaaggaaaaaaaaaaaaaaacaaattggacCGAATGTTAAGCggaaataaatctcaaaattcgtaaacaaataataattggctTTTGCTTAATCAATATTAATCATAATCATCAATACATAACCGTACCATTAAACGAAAAGAATTAATAATGTTCTGAACCATCGTTTCCTTTTGACAGTTTGAATTAATATTTCGTAAATCAAACTTACGAGTTTAAATAAATTGAcaattttataaccttttattggcaaatttttctaatagcatgaaaaaaaatacatttttacttttaaaactaTGTCGCTGGAGAAACTTAATAATCGAGCAAAGTTTAATTCCAAACACTAATGCCAAACCTGTTGCCATATTGCGATTCATGGTAAAATGTTCGACCTTCACTCAAGTCAGTGTACCGAAAAAGGTGACGTTggtaagaaagaaagaaatcgaattaaatGAAACCATTTGTTGCAGAAAACCTTCAATTAGTAAGAGTACGTTTGTGCCACAATGTAGAATTGAATAGAATGATGCCATAAATACAATAAAGATTTCAGCAATTAGTAAAACTTAAATATTGGTTTTTCAATACGTTTTAAATTGGAAGAAGGTAGGTATGTATATTACATTTCGGTAATCACGCATTTTTCGACTCTTCTTTGAAGTATAAGCCCATTTGTAGATGCCCAAGCACAACGACTCGCATGTTAAGTTGCCCATTTGGGAGTGAGATAttgtacactagacagggctagtttactggggcggcagcccttggtagGTAAAAAcctgagtcattccggtaacgtagatcCGGCTGCCACGGGAATGCACATTTCATCTGCTTTGGTTTTGAAATAATGTGGCCAAATGCTTTGTGCTAATGTCTTGTTGAAGGCACTCACTCTTCCGTTGGTAGGCGATTGTACGAGTTTACTCAGAAATAATTCTTAAATATCCttacatttatttgttatttatatggtgttacaacaacacaaatgaacagattttatttgttttatatattatatgttgcatttacataaatattttgtaattaaagGTAAACTTTTCATGTAAATCAAATAAGGAAGGAAacggtaaataaatatttaacagtACAAAAGCTATATAAAAAATGCGCTAAATGGCTTAAGAAATCACTGCTaccaaatttcacaaaaataaaaaaaattataaagttcaGAAGGGAATTGATTCAAATTCTAAGCAGTTGGTTTATTTATTGCCTTTTCACTATTTGTTTACTTATATTTAGTATATGTGCTAAGACATGCCCTATTTCCATCTGCATTTTTGtgaagtatgtatgtgcatttctTTCAGTACGTTGT from Anastrepha obliqua isolate idAnaObli1 chromosome 2, idAnaObli1_1.0, whole genome shotgun sequence harbors:
- the LOC129239373 gene encoding protein phosphatase PTC7 homolog, whose translation is MHSLSWTTRVISRALRSGFSTLLETASNATANVNSASKQRPHFVSVVCGFPKDFLTSKYKPGKYGEDSWFKASTINADVLGVADGVGGWRNYGIDPGEFSSFLMKTCERLVHCVNFNPQRPVNLLAYSYCELLEQKKPILGSSTACVLVLNRENSTVYTANIGDSGFMVVRKGEIIHKSEEQQHYFNTPFQLSLPPPGHGHNVLSDSPDSADTISFSVKEGDVILVATDGVFDNVPERLLLDVLKECEGVTDPVKLQMTANSLALMARSLSFDSEFMSPFAINARRNNINATGGKPDDITVVLATVAM